A window of Cottoperca gobio chromosome 16, fCotGob3.1, whole genome shotgun sequence contains these coding sequences:
- the LOC115021332 gene encoding mediator of DNA damage checkpoint protein 1-like isoform X2, which yields MDATQRINDLIVESDEEENEEEDETKRGPPLAKLCILKNEHIPETELPLYLGDNVLGRDPNTCTQSLPAPSISKQHATICISVYRRRGCHSEVDTEALVWDLGSMNGTRKGHLKLTPNVRYALSERDSLMVADIPCQYVICAVDAVSSQGDTTTPVSRNVDLKARLPHASGEKEGYTSTGSKKHVNGGTKARVSLPDRGDTSKTPVLTSCLTLEQTPTQPQGSLVPESDSDSGGEREDRRRKSIVSDSDSHKSSPTSSTFLSPTNKTVPESEDESPITPSSNRNRPLRHVTFSAEETDVDVGRQQLKKHKALAIVSDSEEEEESGQHVPVKQESKVSLTGEDELPVFSPTVFTDVIPEFHMDSDTDVDEDDDALDKVPKGLPSSADHTKPRGISLIQPEGITMDSDTDVDDDEEALSDAATKAKPTSLQSTHTADSAPSTLANVHLDSDTDVDEGEERELGTSNKCSKIDESPTRLDTKPESAPAVPRSLHVDSDTDDEAAPSISDRSVASAVTESRTAADAGADLGILSDSDTDVEGDSPLVIPVIVSALSADPGAMSDSDADTDVDESSVPPAGDGVNPADLRVDSDTDVEDEVDFGEAGEAQIPDLCRESTPRFLVPLQQNCSTPVHVSEGKLENLETFLIPSSVPFRRAEAPAVRPIASSPSSDSLEDEDLVVAETQSFILQTRDCQGNSPEHATQASGLQSSADEKDKQSSRGGSFHLGLSDSSHLQGLAQTRAMESSQGFVSVVGGVNLEDTQAYAAISNADRTSLENDPNLEATQAFGEDVGPARCSLMSAKEGQVDFSLEATQAFISESCSDSEDGINTATAETQPFDCPTSSTVATAETQPMSAFEEEEEEEDSLDEENPVSSALQVKPRPQSGTEEREKHREAAQPHKRDLIKALFVAETQPMCITEDEESDDEDSTPGPQKRKAKQLWFEDEQTQTLTNSELSIVETQPKRKGEDGESDEEDLIPGPRKRRAKALQLEEESMQTRTNSDLSLVQTQPMVISGNEESDDEDSTPGPRKRKAKQLWFEDEQTQTLTNSELSIVETQPKRKGEDGESDEEDLIPGPRKRRAKALQLEQETPSLTCSETQPMGACEDEQSDEKDSTPGLRKRRAKALQLKEETQPLETKTGRQPQRGKGRQSEAANSGSTITGQRVTRARLREEEEQAECSDPPKTQTRGKNKAVPKTRGRRGKSRPDEEEEKEEKKVEQAKRTRGKKSMRQQKDNEEEEERTRKKQAENNNLIKEQEDRREKRDKLERERKEKEAQERVQAENAERLRLEQERAEKEKIEREQEEKKRADRVQKEEEEQLERERKEKEEKERLETAKRELEERLERERKEQELQARLDREAKEKEEGKRLTRLEKENREKEAKEKQIKEQQENTPATPTRSRRAARRTIAGPCTTEPEPDSTISANEDVPARRTRSRSNSSNSISSERSSSSVSTPGSRGRGRGRGAKRTSAPPPAASVRSSDRRRTAAAELITQQGSNDIPPQGALSRSNSINSINSEISSCSLSSQSRGRGGRQGGRGRKTEAEPDSIPPINSQSDQSLTPKPTARGRKSRRAEESSNEVPHDDGKEKADSQQASTTRGRRRAIANVSEPAAAEKQDPSSQEGASEESTPKRNVRGRSQKVVQIVPVEAPGAAVSDGEEAKETRKGRKRELEANTEEASSSSSKDYTGKKKAQTAEEEEETKEDIVVQVKRKGRASSACPKNNTSVSPIEVKGKEQSENMGKGTVEKKGRGRLSVVQKKKKKKEEQEESGSSVDQEPRLEPSQPQTPTSGASRKRRSLADSSPVAKTPRSSSASPAARGQLRAAGQAYKVLFTGVVDEDGERVLARLGGSMAKGVADMNCLVTDKVRRTVKFLCALAKGIPIVTTQWLEKSGKAGSFLSPNAFVVKDPEQEKKFNFCLQESLKLASSHPLLQGYEVHVTKSVKPEPVHMKDIISCSGASFLPKMPSSCKPQTVVISCEEDWPLCGPALSASLPVVTAEFILTGILQQILDLQTHKLSGPALTLQPAGGRGRSGKKT from the exons ATGGATGCTACTCAGAGGATCAATGACCTAATCGTGGAGTCAGATGAGGAAgaaaatgaagaggaggatgaaactAAGAGGGGACCACCATTGGCTAAACTGTGCATCTTAAAAAATGAACACATCCCTGAGACAG AGTTGCCCCTCTATTTGGGAGATAATGTTCTGGGCCGGGATCCCAACACCTGCACCCAGTCCTTGCCAGCTCCCTCAATATCCAAGCAGCACGCTACCATCTGCATCTCCGTCTACAGGAGAAGAGGTTGTCACAGTGAAGTAGACACAGAGGCTTTGGTTTGGGACCTAGGGAGCATGAATGGGACCCGCAAGGGCCACCTAAAGCTGACTCCCAATGTACGCTATGCCCTCAGTGAACGGGACAGTTTGATGGTGGCAGACATCCCATGTCAGTATGTCATCTGCGCTGTAGATGCAGTCTCTTCTCAAGGGGACACGACGACTCCTGTGAGCAGAAATGTAGACCTAAAGGCCAGGTTGCCACATGCCTCGGGAGAAAAGGAAGGTTACACAAGCACAGGCAGCAAGAAACATGTCAACGGAGGTACAAAGGCTAGGGTGTCTTTACCCGATCGGGGGGACACAAGCAAGACTCCTGTCCTAACCAGTTGCCTAACCCTTGAGCAAACTCCAACCCAGCCACAGGGGAGCCTGGTCCCAGAATCTGACTCGGACTCAGGCGGAGAAAGAGAAGACCGAAGGCGCAAGTCTATAG TGTCCGATTCTGACTCCCACAAATCCAGTCCCACCTCTTCAACATTCCTGAGTCCCACAAACAAAACCGTCCCTGAAAG TGAGGATGAAAGTCCCATCACACCGTCCTCCAATAGAAATAGGCCTCTCAGACATGTCACCTTCAGCGCGGAGGAGACAGACGTAGATGTGGGCCGACAGCAGCTGAAGAAACACAAGGCACTTGCGATTGTGTCCGatagtgaggaggaggaagaaagcggacaacatgtcccagtgaaacaggaaagCAAAGTCAGTCTTACAGGAGAAGATGAATTGCCTGTATTCTCTCCAACAGTCTTTACAGATGTGATCCCTGAATTTCACATGGACAGTGACACTGATGtcgatgaagatgatgatgccTTAGACAAAGTTCCCAAAGGTTTGCCTTCCTCTGCTGACCACACAAAGCCTCGTGGTATTTCGCTCATTCAGCCAGAGGGCATCACTATGGACAGTGACACTGAtgtggatgatgatgaggaggcaTTGTCAGACGCTGCTACAAAAGCCAAACCCACTTCActtcagagcacacacacagctgactcTGCTCCTTCAACGCTGGCAAATGTCCACCTAGACAGTGACACAGATGTTGATgagggagaagaaagggaaCTTGGAACAAGTAATAAATGCTCTAAAATAGATGAAAGTCCCACTAGATTAGATACCAAGCCTGAATCCGCCCCCGCTGTGCCTCGCAGCCTGCATGTAGACAGTGACACCGATGATGAAGCTGCTCCTTCCATCAGTGACCGCTCGGTGGCGTCTGCTGTCACAGAATCACGCACCGCGGCAGACGCAGGAGCTGATTTGGGTATTTTGTCTGACAGCGACACAGATGTGGAAGGCGATTCTCCTCTGGTCATACCTGTCATTGTCTCAGCCTTGTCAGCCGACCCTGGTGCCATGTCAGATtctgatgcagacacagatgtTGATGAATCCAGcgtgccccctgctggagacGGGGTCAATCCAGCCGACCTTAGAGTGGACAGTGACACAGATGTGGAAGATGAGGTGGATTTTGGAGAGGCAGGTGAGGCCCAGATTCCCGACCTGTGCAGAGAAAGTACGCCCAGGTTTCTGGTTCCCCTTCAGCAGAACTGCTCTACTCCTGTACACGTGTCAG AAGGAAAACTGGAAAATCTGGAGACTTTCCTGATACCCTCTTCAGTTCCATTTAGAC GTGCTGAAGCCCCTGCTGTAAGACCTATCGCATCGTCTCCCAGCTCAGACAGCCTGGAGGATGAGGACTTGGTCGTGGCCGAGACACAGTCCTTCATTCTTCAGACCAGAGACTGCCAGGGCAACTCTCCAGAGCACGCCACACAAGCTTCTGGCCTTCAGTCTTCTGCTgatgaaaaagacaaacagtcCAGCAGAGGAGGGTCTTTCCATCTGGGATTGTCTGACAGCAGCCACCTGCAGGGTCTGGCCCAAACTCGAGCAATGGAAAGCAGCCAAGGCTTTGTCTCTGTGGTCGGGGGTGTGAATCTGGAAGATACCCAAGCATATGCAGCTATCTCAAATGCAGACAGAACCTCCTTGGAGAATGATCCAAATCTGGAGGCTACACAGGCCTTTGGAGAGGATGTTGGACCTGCCAGATGTTCATTAATGTCTGCAAAAGAAGGTCAGGTGGATTTTTCCCTAGAAGCAACACAGGCATTTATTTCAGAGTCCTGCAGTGATTCAGAGGATGGAATAAACACCGCTACTGCTGAGACTCAGCCTTTCGATTGTCCTACTTCATCTACTGTTGCCACGGCTGAAACCCAACCAATGTCTGCctttgaggaggaggaggaggaggaggacagttTGGATGAAGAAAATCCTGTTTCCTCTGCACTACAAGTTAAGCCCAGACCACAGAGTGGAacagaagagagggaaaaacaTAGGGAGGCAGCTCAACCTCACAAGAGGGACCTCATTAAGGCTTTGTTTGTAGCTGAAACTCAGCCCATGTGTATAACTGAGGATGAAGAAAGTGATGATGAGGACTCAACTCCCGGtccacaaaaaagaaaagcaaagcagcTGTGGTTTGAAGAcgagcagacacaaacactcacaaactCTGAGCTCTCTATTGTGGAAACTCAGCCAAAGAGGAAAGGTGAAGATGGAGAAAGTGATGAAGAGGACTTGATTCCAGGTCCACGAAAAAGGAGAGCAAAGGCGCTGCAGCTTGAAGAGGAGAGCATGCAAACACGCACAAACTCTGATTTATCACTTGTTCAAACTCAGCCCATGGTTATAAGTGGAAATGAGGAAAGCGATGATGAGGACTCAACTCCAGGTCCacgaaaaagaaaagcaaagcagcTGTGGTTCGAAGAcgagcagacacaaacactcacaaactCTGAGCTCTCTATTGTGGAAACTCAGCCAAAGAGGAAAGGTGAAGATGGAGAAAGTGATGAAGAGGACTTGATTCCAGGTCCACGAAAAAGGAGAGCAAAGGCGCTGCAACTTGAACAGGAGACGCCGTCCCTCACATGTTCTGAAACTCAGCCCATGGGTGCATGTGAAGATGAGCAAAGTGATGAAAAGGACTCAACTCCAGGTCTGAGAAAAAGGAGAGCAAAGGCGCTGCAACTTAAAGAG GAGACTCAGCctttagaaacaaaaacaggccGGCAGCCTcagagaggaaaagggagaCAATCTGAAGCCGCAAACAGTGGCTCCACTATTACAGGACAAAGAGTGACAAGGGCAAGAttaagagaagaggaggagcaggcagAGTGTTCTGATCCTCCTAAAACACAGACGAGAGGGAAGAATAAAGCGGTGCCAAAAaccagaggaaggagagggaaatCCAGGcctgatgaggaggaggagaaggaagagaagaaggtgGAGCAGGCCAAACGAACCAGAGGGAAAAAATCCATGAGACAACAGAAAGATaacgaggaagaggaagaaaggacaAGAAAGAAGCAGGCTGAAAATAACAACCTAATAAAGGAGCAAGAAGACCGGAGGGAAAAACGAGACAAAttagagagggaaagaaaagagaaggaagcGCAAGAAAGAGTGCAGGCTGAAAATGCAGAAAGGTTAAGGCttgagcaggagagagcagaaaaagagaagatagagcgggaacaagaagaaaagaaaagagctgaTAGGGtacaaaaggaagaagaagaacaattaGAGCgggaaagaaaggagaaggaggaaaaagagaggtTGGAGACAGCAAAGAGGGAACTTGAAGAGAGActtgagagggagaggaaggaacaAGAACTCCAGGCGAGACTGGATAGAGAAgcaaaggagaaggaggaagggaagAGATTGACGAGATTGGAGAAAGAAAATCGAGAAAAAGAggccaaagaaaaacaaataaaagagcAACAAGAAAACACGCCTGCAACACCCACAAGAAGTCGAAGAGCAGCCAGAAGAACGATTGCTGGCCCGTGTACAACTGAGCCGGAACCAGACTCAACCATATCAGCCAACGAGGACGTCCCAGCAAGGAGAACCAGATCCCGCTCCAACTCTTCCAACTCCATCAGCTCAGAGAGGTCTTCTTCAAGTGTGAGCACCCCTGGGAGCCGGGGGAGAGGCCGAGGCAGAGGAGCAAAGAGGACCAGTGCGCCACCCCCGGCAGCCAGCGTCAGAAGCAGCGATAGGAGGAGGACGGCGGCCGCAGAGCTAATAACACAACAGGGCAGTAATGATATTCCTCCCCAAGGAGCCCTTTCAAGGTCCAACTCCATTAACTCCATCAACTCTGAGATTTCCAGCTGCAGCTTGAGCTctcagagcagaggaagaggaggcaggcagggaggaagagggaggaaaaCGGAGGCAGAGCCAGACTCCATCCCTCCTATCAATAGTCAGAGTGACCAGAGCTTGACTCCCAAACCTACAGCCAGAGGCAGAaagagcaggagagcagaggaatCCTCTAATGAGGTCCCCCATGACGATGGAAAAGAGAAGGCAGACTCTCAGCAGGCTAGTACCACAAGGGGGCGACGGCGAGCCATTGCAAATGTCTCTgagcctgctgctgcagaaaagCAAGACCCTTCAAGTCAGGAGGGAGCCAGTGAAGAATCGACTCCTAAAAGGAATGTGAGGGGACGAAGCCAAAAAGTGGTGCAAATTGTGCCTGTGGAGGCACCAGGAGCTGCAGtcagtgatggagaggaggctaaagagacaagaaaaggaaggaagagagagttGGAGGCAAATACAGAAGAGGCCTCCAGCAGTAGCTCCAAAGATTACACCGGGAAGAAGAAAGCTCaaacagcagaggaagaagaagaaacaaaggagGACATTGTAGTCCAAGTTAAGAGAAAAGGTAGAGCATCCAGCGCTTGCCCAAAGAACAATACAAGCGTTTCCCCCATTGAAGTGAAGGGGAAAGAGCAGAGTGAGAACATGGGGAAGGGGACTGTTGAGAAGAAAGGCAGAGGTCGGCTATCGGTGgtccagaagaagaagaagaagaaagaggagcaggaagaaagCGGCTCATCTGTTGACCAGGAGCCACGTTTGGAGCCATCACAG CCCCAGACTCCGACCAGCGGTGCATCTCGGAAGCGACGGTCTCTTGCGGACTCCTCGCCTGTGGCAAAGACCCCTCGCTCGTCTTCTGCTTCCCCGGCAGCTCGTGGTCAATTGCGAGCTGCCGGCCAGGCCTACAAG GTGCTGTTCACCGGCGTGGTGGATGAAGACGGGGAGAGAGTGTTGGCTCGTCTGGGAGGCAGCATGGCTAAAGGAGTGGCAGACATGAACTGTCTGGTGACTGATAAAGTGCGCAGGACTGTGAAGTTCCTGTGTGCCTTGGCTAAAGGAATCCCTATTGTCACCACACAGTGGCTGGAGAAG AGTGGTAAGGCTGGGAGCTTCCTGTCTCCTAATGCGTTTGTTGTGAAGGATccagagcaggagaagaagtTTAATTTCTGCCTGCAGGAGTCTCTGAAGCTTGCCAGCAGTCATCCTCTCTTACAG gGGTACGAGGTCCATGTCACAAAGTCTGTGAAACCAGAGCCGGTTCATATGAAAGACATCATCTCCTGCAGTGGAGCTTCCTTTCTCCCTAAGATGCCCTCGTCTTGCAAG CCGCAGACTGTAGTGATTTCCTGCGAGGAGGACTGGCCGCTGTGTGGCCCggctctctctgcatctctcccAGTCGTCACCGCTGAGTTCATTCTCACAGGGATCCTTCAGCAGATACTCGACCTTCAGACCCACAAACTCTCCGGCCCCGCACTCACCCTGCAGCCCGCAGGAGGCCGGGGAAGGAGCGGCAAGAAGACTTAG